In Lagenorhynchus albirostris chromosome 1, mLagAlb1.1, whole genome shotgun sequence, the sequence agggaagccctggacttggGTTTTTAGGGGGCCCTGCCTGTTTAGGGTTTAGCGTGCACCCTAATTCTCCTAAGAGTCCAACCTCAGACCGAGACCCAGGGTGGAACCCTACACTTTGATCTGTGTGAGGGGCTCACGGCTGGGTCTCGAGCTCGTGGTCAGACGCAGTGTCCGTGATGCCAGCTCCCTCCTCGTGCAGTGTGTCTCTGTGCGAATTGGGGACCCCTGATGGCTTGTGCCCAGGGGTGTGAAGGGTAAGGGGTCGGGGCAGCTTTCTGTACAGGGGGTGTCCTCCCGGTTGCTGGCTGGGGGAAGGAGTGAGTGGATCAGTGGCCCCTGTGGCTTCCGGGGCCATTGCTGTTTCGGGCCCCTGGCTGAGCTGAGGGTGAGTCGGGCCTGGGGGCCGGGCAGCTTTGCCGGTCCACGTTGCAGTGGTTTGTGATTGACGGCTGGGGAGCGCTGGGTTCAAACGGCCCATCTGCCTGCCCACACGTGTCCCTCAGCCTGCAGGTCGCTCCCAGGGCTTCCCAGGATACCTGTCGCCATGGAGATGGCGCGTCCAGGCGGGGCACCCTGACAGGCAGCGGGAGAAAGATGAAGTTAACCCTGTGAGTGCTGGGCTCCCGTTCCTGACCGCTGCCCCGGCCTGTcgctgggaggagggggtgggagtcGTGTTGTGAACGCTGGGGGGCCGGGGCCAAGAGAGGCTCTCACACACCCGATTCTTCAGAAATCTGTAAAGCCAGAGCACATGCCAAGGAAATGACCAGAAGCCGACGGGAAGGGTAAGAGGAGGCTGCTGCCTGGCAGGACCCCAGCACGGGCCCTTCCCTGTCTCGTGGGATGGAGACCCCAAAACTGTGCCCATTTAACAGGGATGCGGCCGGAGTGTCGGTGGTTTCTGGCTCTCAGAGACTGTGCTGTAAATCGCCCTGAGAGGTGGGTAGGGGCAGCTCTCGACGGGTCGGCCGTGTCTCAGGCCCGCTGTGCCAGGGATCCCACGAGGGCGCTGCTGTGCACGCGGGGTGAGGGGCCCTCCTGGGCCTCTAGAACTCGGTGCAGGGTGGGCTTGGGGCCCCCCAGCGAGGAGGAGCAGGGTTTGACGCCGGCTGGTCGCCCGCTGGcctgccctctgcaccctggCCGTCCCTCCTCCCACAAGCCCCGCTGCGGACAGGCTTCCTGGGGGGACGGCAGAGGGCTGTCAGGGGGCGGAGGGCACCTAGGGAACCGGCCGTCCCAGGGGGCTGGACTTCTGTGCCGAGAGCGGCCTGCTCCTCTGCTCTGCCTGTGGCGGCTCGTCCCTGGCCTCCCTGGGACCGCCACGTTCTCCTTGGCTGGAGCCAAGTGTCCATCCAAGATGGAGACGCCAGGGGCGTAGGCTCTGCATAACTTCTGCTTTCCTCGGAGCACCAGCTCCTGGGAAGGGGGGCTCCAGTGGGCTGGGCCTTCCCcaaccccccagccccacccagccccacGCTGCCCCCCGGGGGGCACAGCTGGCCGTGAGCCCGTCTCCAAATCTGGTTCCCAAGGGCGACTCCGCAGCTTCTCCATCCCTGCGTCCCGCACCCCATCTTCTGTGGCAACACAGGCCCCAGCCCGAGGGCTCCAGCTGTGCCCCTGGCTTGGGGGTCAGAGGGCGGTGAGCCCGACCCGGCCTGGATGCTGGGCTGAGGTCTGTCCTGGGGGGATGAGAGCTCTTGAGTCGCCCCGCAGCTACGTGCCCTTCACCCACATAAGCTCCCTCAGTTCCCACCATAATCCGATGTGACAGAGCAGAAATTGAGGCCCCCAGAGCGCCTTGCAGAGTGAAGGTCGCACAGCTGGCCAAGGGCAGGCGGGCTTGACACCGCCTCCGCTCGGTGACAGCGTCGGAGGGGGATGGGCCATAACGTACCTCTCTTCATAACTATAGGCCCCTGGCCCCTAATTCGAGCTCTCAGGGCCAGATGGATTTTGCCGTTCAGAATTGTGTCCATCAGGGTCCCAAGTGGGATTGATGACCGCCCAAGTGAGGAAAACCTGAGGACTAAGGTGTGGGCCAGGTGTGGGACCCTGTCACCACCCGAGGGGCTGGGCAGGGTTCCGTGGATGAGGCCGCCCAGAGGGACAACCTTTGGTGGAGGGACACCGCCAGCCTGAGGCTGCCCCCAGGAGGGACCTGGTGAtgaacaccccccacccccactgtcaCGTCCCCCGGGACCCCATTGGCTGGATGCAACCAGGAGCCAGGGAGAGGGCGGCGCCCTCCGTTCGGCCCCCCAGGCGGAGGATGGACGGGCCGGGATCTGAAGAGCAGCTGCACACGATGGTCCAGTTCGGGCAGGGATTGTGGTGCCGCCCTCACGGGGTGAGACACAGCAGGGCGTGGGCGGCTTGAAGCTCAAGCACAGTGAACACACAACCGACACTGAGCTGGGCGAGGACCGCGGACGCCCGGTGAGCGCAGGCGCGCTTGCGCCGCCTGGACCAGCCTTTGGAGAATCGCGGACGGGGGGGGCCGTGGCAGGCGTGGACCTCCTGCGCACGGCTCTCACCTTCGTCCCCTTGCCTGGATCCTGGGTGTGGAGGCCCCACGTGTATGCGGGGGTGCGAGTGCAAACACGGGGCCAGACCCGCTGTCCCTGCCCTTTCAGGGGTGACTGTTGGGGTTTCAGGAGCGTGCTCGCCCCTCCCCTGACGCTGTTGTCGGGGTGGCTCAAGCCCCCCAGCCTTGGCACTCGGCGGGGCGGCCCTGGATGGGGCCTGTCGACAGCAGCCCTGAGGGATCTTTCCCTGGGGATGCGGACGGTCCCGGCTGTGACAAAGCAGCCCGGCCATTCGTGCTGTGAGTCGGGCACTGGTGACCTCGGTTTACCATCTGCCCGTTTTTCTGAGGCAGCTCCTGGGCCGGGACTGCGGCGTCCATGCTGCGCTGTCCTCGGGGCCCAGCACAGGGTGGGTGGAGGCCCAGAGAGCGTCGGGCGGGTGgataaatggaagaaagaaacaacagaCGCAGGAGCGGCGCGTCCATCGCCGCTCGGCCTCGGCCGAGTCACCGCGTCCGGTGACGACAACTTTGATGTTTTCTTGGCTGAAACCCCAGCTGACACCTCGTTTAGTGAATGTTCCCCGTGGAGCCAGATTTGGTCGGTCATTTCCCTCAGATTCAATGTACGGCAAGCACTGTCCACATCAGACCTGCAGCAGGTTAGGTGTAGGTCCAGGCTGCTGTCCCACGTGGGGCGTTCCCTctgcccaccccgcccctgcCGTGGGGCAGCCCTGCGCCCCCACCCCCTGCGGCATCAGCTCGGCCGACTGCTCTCCTGCAGGACTCTGGATCTCCAGGGGGTGTTTTGGAGATGGTGGGACGGTGGATGCTTGTGGGCCGGCAGGAGAGTCTGGTGGGCGGGTGTTCCCACCAcgtccctccccccacccgccgTGCCATCGGAGGGCAAACGTCAGCGCCCTCTGAAAGCACCCCAGTGGGGGCCGCGCTCCCATGGACCCTGGAGCCTGGCCCTGAGCGAGCTCTGCCCTCTCGGCCCTGCCTCCTGGGTCCCCCAGGTGCCCGCTCTGGTCACCCCTTGGCCTTTCAGGTCTCAGTGGAGAAATCAGAGCAGGGTCACAGACCCCCAGGCAGGTGCAGGCCAGCCGCATTGATGACTGTGTGGGTAAATGGCCTTGGTGGGTACCCGCGAGGGTGATCCACCTTGACCTTTTCAGCATGGGTGCTGGTTCCGATGCTTCGGAACCAGGCGGCCTTGGGTTTGAATGGTGGCCGTGACTCTGCTATAAGACGGTCCCCCGTCCCGGGCTTTGGGAGGACGGGCTGCGCAGCTCTGGCCGGCGCGTGGGCCTGTGGGGTGAGGAACGCTGCCGGAGGGGCAGCGACCTCTGGTGGCCCCGCTTGGCCCTACCCTGTCATCGGGGGCCCAACCCCAGCTGGGAACCCGCGGGTCGGGGGCTGCCTTCCTGCTGCCGCCTGGCCCGCAGGGGTGCTGTGGAGACGGGGGTGGCGCGGTGACCGCCCCTCCCCCCCTCgctgcagctccttcctccacGCCTTCCTGAACCTGCTGGTCAGCGCCTTCGTGGTCTGCCTGGTCTTCATCGCCAGCACCATCGTGAGCGTGGGCTTCAGCATGTGGTGTGATGCTGTCACTGAGAAGGGCACCGTGCCCCACAGGTGCGCCCTGGGCCCCGCCCGCCTTTCCTAGGATGATGGCTTCCTGCACGAACCCCACCCTGAGCCCGCAGCTTTGCTCATCCCGCCTGATCCCCGCCCCGTGCACACCTGGccacccctgccctggggccCATGCCCCCTCCCCAGTTCAGGGAGCCCACAGCAGCTTCACACAATAGCAGGGGCCCCACAGACCCTGGGGGTGGATCGGGGTATGGTGGGGGATGGAGGCCTAGGAGGTCGGAGGTTCTGGCTTCCCCGTCATTGCTGACACGCGGTTGGGTGACAGGACCCCCTAGGGTGGGCTCCAGGTCCCGGAAGGCCCTGGAGAGCCGGCCCTGTGCTGCCGTTGGGGGCAGAGGCCTGGGCCCAGGTGTGGTAATGAGGAGGGTGTGGAGTGTAaggatggagggggtggggacgGTGAGGGACGGGAGTGGAAGTTTCTGGTCGGAGGGCGTCGGGGACAGAGGCCTTCGGGGCTGGGACGGATGCTGTGGGCCCTGAGCCAGGGGCCATCTCTGGCTTGGGGGCGGCCCAAGGTGGAGCATGGTGACTGCCTGACCCCCAGCAAAGGGCTGCCCACTGCCCAGCCCTAAGGGGCATCATCCAGTGCCCCAGGCCATTCCCCTGGAAAGGCAGGGACCCAGGGTTACCTCTTCCAGAGACTCCAGattctttctttaagaaaaatcagATCTGGAACCTTAGAGTATAGAATGGACAGAAGATCCGAAGTGGGCGGGGGCAGAGCGCATCTACCTGCTTATCCTGCACCTTTACCTTGGGGGCCCCGGGGCGCCTCTGTAGCAGCTTGGGGCACACAACAGAGGAAAGTTCAAGCACCCTGGGTGGGTGGCTCTTTTGCGGTCCACACCAGGGCAGCCCCCTGTGGGCTGGGGCCTTGCCCATGCTGAGCTGTGCCCTGCCTGATGGGCCCCCGGCCACCTGCTTTCTCACCCCGCCCCCCCTCGACCCCCCAGAGCCGTCGGAGCATGGCAGGCCCCTGGGTATGGCCTTGGGCTTCTCTAGAAAGAGTCTCTTTACCCTCAcaaactccatttccagcccttAAACCCCATTCTCCAGGCCTTTCCGGGGCCTGCCTGGACCTCTGGGCCTCCCTCTTCCAGGCCTCACGCTCCCGTTAACGTGTCCTGACATCTCGGGATGCTACGGGCCCCTGAGCCCAGGCCTCATTCACTCCAGGCTTCTGAGGCTGGCCTGGCCCAGCCTGTCTACAGACAAGGAGCTTGTGCAGGTCACCAGCACGCTGTAGTTTGCCCTGCTGTTCCCTGCTGTCGCACTGGCCCGTGCCGCCAGCCCCAGGAGGTGAAGAGTGAGCGGGTCAGGTGGGCGGGGCTGCCCCCATGGACGCCCACGGCGCTTCAGCCGTGCTACTGTGTAGCTCAGTCCGGGGACCAAGGGGCTAGAAGCAGCAGCCCTGCGCCCCTGCTTCTGAGGCCCCTGGCTCTGCAGTGCTGTGCAGCTGCGGGGGCCAAGGCTGGAGTCTCCAGGAGAGTGTCCAGCGCCAGATGGGGGCCGGGTGGGCAGGTTCCCTGCCCCACAGGTGGGGCCCCACCCCACCTGTCTGCCCCACCTTGGGGGCAGCCCCTCGCCATTCGGGGGTGATGCTCTGCTCCCCCCCATTCTTGGTCCCCCAGCAGTCCCCATCCACCCTGCGTCTTGCCATTTTAGCTGCGAAGAGCTCCAGGACATCGATTTGGAACTGAACGTGGACAACTCCGCCTTCTATGATCAGTTCGCGATGGCCCAGGTGGGTGGAGCTGCCCGGGCAGAAGGGAGGCGTGCATCTCAGGCAGGGGGCCGTTCACTGCTGAACGTTCACCGAGTGCACAGACCATCCCCTCACCCCAGCCGGGCAGGAAACACACTCGTAGCTAAGGACGGTGCCAGGCAGAGGAGATAGAGCTGGGAGAGCACTGGGCTGGGGGAGCAGTCGGGAAGGCTTCCCGGCGGACGGCAGGATCTTGGAGACTGAGAGGATgtttgcagggggtggggaggggtgggctgtgGGGCGTCCTAGGAGGAGGGAACAGCTAGCTTCTGAGCTAACTGCAGAAGCGGGGAGGCCTGGGGAGTGAGGGGGTGGCCCTGTGCCGGGTGGCGCTGGGAAGGGAGCCGGGCATCATCCTGGGTCTGCAGTGCCGGGCCCGGGAGTCTGGATTCTGGTCCTGGCACCAGGTGGGCCCTCAGATAGACGCTTGAGGGCTCACAGTGGGTCCCCAGAGAGGGATGCCGAGGCAGTGTCTGAGGAAGGGTGTCCCGGGAGGGGGTCCGCCCCTGCATTTGGAGGAGCCCCCCAGCCACTGTTAGGGGGACCCTTCTCCTCCAACCCTGCCCTTGTACCAGCTTCGTCCCCTACCCTCCAGGAGACCACGGGGCAACTCTGGGGACCCTGTCTGCTGGAACACAGGCATGTCGGGACATGTGGTCAGAGAGGGCCTGTCCCTCAAAATCTGCTGCTGACCCTGACGATGACCCTGATGGCAGGGATGACGGGGCCCCCCGGGCAGGGGGCGGGTCCTTTCAGCACGGGGCAGGGCTCACCAGCCTGCAGGTCCACCTCTGGACCCGCGTTGGCCAGTGGCTGGTCTGAGGACGCTTTCTATGGTGAGGAGCCCTGTGGAGGGCGCTGGACGTCGTGTGGTCCAGCTGAGATGAGCTGAGCCTGCCAGAGACACCTCCACACGAATGTAGTGGGAGATGTTCCAGCCTGAATTTATGGAATTTATGCCGATCAGCTCAGGAAGGCACAGGCTAAGTCTGCTGACAGACACCCTCAACTGAGCCAGTTTAGTTGCAGCTCGAGGCTGGTTCTGATTAAACTGTTTCCCCTTCACCTGTTTGGAAACAGCAGATAAAGGTCAATTTCTTCCGGCGACTGGAACAGGCTCCATTACGGATGGAACGAGCTCCCTTGGAGCCGCGCGGCCCCAGCTCCTCGCGGGCCCTGTCGGGGTGCGAGCGTGGGCAGTTCCCAAAGCGTCTGCACAGCTTGGGGGCTGGGAGGGCCGCCAGATGCCGGGGCTGACGTCCCCGTCCTGTCCTGTCCCCGCAGCACCTCGTTCCTTCCCCAGCGGGTCCGTCCTTTTCccggggggtgggtggtggccaCTGGGTCTGGCTGGCCCCCTCACCCCGCCCTCTGCCCCCCACAGTTCGGCCTCTGGGCCTCGTGGCTGGCCTGGTTGGCCATCACCATCCTGGCCTTCCTGAAAGTCTACCATAACTACCGCCAGGAGGACCTGCTGGACAAGCTGGTCCACGAGAAGGAGCTGCTGCTGGCCAGGCCGGCCCCCCACGCCTCCTTCCAGGGCGAGAAGAGCGCCGTCATCTAGGCCTGGCCCCGGACGCCCCGTCCAGGGCACATGGCCTGCCCTGGGGCCGCGGCCGGGGCTCTGCCCGGCCCCCCGCGACTTGCATGCCTCCCCTCGGCACTGCGTGTACTGAGCGACCCCCTCACCAGGCGCCCCGTTCCCAGCCTGAGCCGCGTGTGGACAAGAATCCCACCACCTGCGAGACAGAGGCGAGTGTGGGACGGAGCTGCCCCCTGGCCCCGGTGGTCCCCACCCAGGGCTGAGTCCACTCTGCTGCGGCTCCAGAGCCCCGGGGTCCGGCCTCATCTCAGCTCCAGAGGCACAGGGACGGGGGGCTGGGCCTGGCGTCAGGTGCGGCTTCGCGGGCGTCCTGGGGACTTGCCTGGGGAGGCCGGGGGGGCCCCCGTGTGGGCTGGGCCTGGGCTTGGGGTCGGAGACATGGACTCCAGATGTGGAGATGCCATTTCGCAGGGGAGCGGGGGCCAGGTGCCACTGTGGGTGTCTGTGTGCCTGtgagggtgtgcgtgtgtgtgtgcacatgggcCTGCATGGCGAGGTGTGAGCGTGTGTGAATGTGGGTGTGAGTGTGCAGGTGAGCGTGCCCATACACAGGTGTGTGGGAGTGTGCAGGTATGGGTGGAGACCGGAGCGGGCAGCTGTCTGCAACCCCGTCCCCGGGTGCCCCCAGGGCCCCTTGCACCCCAGAGGAGGGGGCTGCCTTCCCAACTCAGGAGGCCTCGAGGGCAGGGTCCTGCCCCCTCGGCAGCAggtggaggagctgggaggggaaCTGGGACCCTGGGGCTCGGTGACAAGCCACCAGGGGGCTGCTTGGCTGCGGCCCCCCCTCCTCTCGGGGCTCCCCGGCTTCCGCATCCTGTCCTCCGTGTCCTGTGCGGGACTGGGGTGCCCAAGGTGTAAGcatgccccgcccctcccccgagCTTAGTAACTAGTTTCCTGGTCCAGCCCGCGAGCCAGTTTGCCCCCCACCCTCCAGGGGAAGgtgagcccccagccccccatgTCCACGGCTCTCACCACCAGTGGATGGTTCAGTCTCCCAAAAAGCGGGGCAACGGGCGTCCAGAGGCCACGGACCTGGGCCTGGGTCAAGGTGCCAAGTGTGGCGGGTAGCCCGGGCCCGGGAGGCGAGGCTGCAGGTCACCTGTCCTGACCTGCTCGGCCGGCACCTTTTGGGAGTGGGGGCTTGGGACCAGGGCGACTGAGGTTCCTGGCATCTCAGATGCTCTGGCCCCGGGCCTGGCTGAGAGTTTTGGGAAGCGCAGCAGGGTCCTTGGGGAGGTGTTTTGACAGAACCTGAGGCCCCCGAGGGGATGCGCCTGCCCTAGTCCGCCGGCCGTGGGGACCCTGTCTGGCCCTGGACAGTTCCTGGTCTCCAGCAGAAGGTGGGGTGGCTCTGCCTTGTCCCCTATCAGGTAGCAGCCGTCTGGGCCCTGGAGGGAGGAGCAGGGCCAGGATGTGGGCTTCTGGAGCCCGAGGGTCTGCTGCGGATTTGACACTTGTGGGTGGCCTGGAGCTGGCCTGAGCAGCTCCTTGGTCAGGCTAGCAGACACCTGCGTGCACTTACAGAGCGGGCCTGTTGCTGACACACTGGCTGGCTGCACCGGCACCCCCAGACATCCCCACCCcgggggcttctgggaaaggtACAGCTGGCCCCGGGGAGGGGGTACTGGGACAGGAGCCGCGCACCCTTGCAGTAGGCAGGGGACGGACCCTCCGGGGCTGGACAGGAGGGGTGGCCGTGCCTCTGAGGCTCCTGAGGTGGGTCCCCCCGATCGCTTCCATGATGCCTTGCTTCTCCCCGCTGCTGTTTGATAATGGACATCGTGTTTTACTTCCACTTCTGGCTTAACTGAAAGTAAAGATTCTTAAACTTAAATGTATCCATCTATGTCTCAAgtcaaaatagaaacaaaaatacctGAGCCTCTAAAGTGGACAAGCAGGAATCTCTTTGCCCGTCTTTTCTCCGCCTCCagtttgccttttctccattgttctaTCTGCTTTCGATTTAAGACTTAAAGCACTGCACTCCGTGTTTGCTCCTGGAGTTCCCGAAACTTACTAGGAACTGGGAGTTggtccccctcccccacagtggctgtaccctCACATCCGCACATTCTCTCATGGGTTCCGTTCTCACTGCTTCCCATCGAGACTTCACGGATGTGAGGATGGATTTCAAATTTTGGAATTCTTGGGGTTGTCGGGTACACCTTGAGCAATATTTTTCCGAAAACAATGGGGGTCATGGTCTCTGGGACCCTCCAGGGCTGAGCATGTCTTTGCAGTGAACGAACAGCCCTTAGCTGAGAGCAGCGGGCCAGGAGGAGGGGAGTGCCGCAGCCCAGCCCCTTCTGGGCggctccccgccccaccccgcccccagtaCCTGCCCCAGGGCTGTGGCACTCATTAACCCGCTTACCCTCTTCAGGGGGCAGGTGAGAtgaggctggggggtgggtgggctgggggtgTGATGCTGGAGGGTCCCAGAGGGCCAGGGCCCGGAGCCCCGCCGTGGTCCCCCTAGGCCACCGCTCCTGGAGGTGGGCCCCTCTCGACTGGGCTCCCCACTCGGGGCTCCCCAAGTCCTGAAACCCGAAGGGACCCCGAAGGCTACCGCCCCGGTCCCTGAAGCCAGAGGGGACGGCTTGCCCACCTCTGCGTCAGCCGCTGGAGTGACTCCCACCGCAAATCAGTCCCCATCTCCCTCCTTTGGATAATAGTCCCCAGACTGGAAGAGGCGGCAGCGTGTTTTAATAGAGAATCGGCGTCTCCCCACGTAAGCCGTGGGAACAGACGCTTAGAGAAGGCCCGCGGGAGGCGCGGCACGGCGCCCGCGGCTGCGTAGACACTCGTCCGAAGGTTACGGGGGTGCAGCTTCTCCCCTAGCGGTGCCTCCTGGTATCTGACCCTGGGCCTCCCTGCTTCGTTCAGGGCCCCGCTCCATGCAGCGTCTGAGGGGACCCTGGGCTCTGTCATCACGTGGCCTCCTTGGCCTGGAACGGGGTTGAAGGCTCGGCGTCTACACAGTCATGGGACTCCAGGCCGCGCGGCACCGGCTGGGACCCTGGCGCAGACGGCTGTGTCCTGAGGGTGGTGGGGTCCTCTCGGCCCCCCGATGTCCTTTCTGCGCCAGCCACACCCCCAGGCCGACGGCTAGGCAAGAGGGCATCCCCAGGCCTTGGGCCTGGTGCAGGTGTCAGACAAGCTGGGGGCTCCGGGGCCATGCCCTGCACGTGGCTGCAGGAGGGAGTACCCCCCGCCCCGCAGCCAGCGCCTCTCCCGCAGGGGTTTCGGGGTCTGGGCTGCAGGCCCCAAGCAGCAAAAGCCCGGTTGTACCTCCTCCCAGGACTCCCACAGACACAGGGAGGGTGTCCCCGTCCTCGAGGGGCTACACACGGCCACATCCGGGCCAGGCCCAAAGTCACAAGAGTTCCCGCTGGGGCGACGGAGGGGCCCAAGGGGTAGCCTGGGGGCTGGAACCCGTGGGTCCCTGAGTTTCAGTGGTGGAATTCTT encodes:
- the TMEM179 gene encoding transmembrane protein 179, whose product is MALNNFLFAQCVCYFLAFLFSFVVVVPLSENGHDFRGRCLLFTEGMWLSANLTAQEGERFTVQEWGPPAACRFSLLASLLSLLLAAAHAWRTLFFLCKGHEGSFLHAFLNLLVSAFVVCLVFIASTIVSVGFSMWCDAVTEKGTVPHSCEELQDIDLELNVDNSAFYDQFAMAQFGLWASWLAWLAITILAFLKVYHNYRQEDLLDKLVHEKELLLARPAPHASFQGEKSAVI